The Pyrodictium delaneyi genome contains a region encoding:
- a CDS encoding HTH domain-containing protein: MSIEKRSLKGQIRLILKMMQILAEKELNFKQIAEELAVQERTVSKYAELLYDLGFADIEIRGPNKIVKLTEKGRCIVKCLG; encoded by the coding sequence GTGAGCATCGAGAAGCGCAGTCTCAAAGGCCAGATAAGGCTAATACTAAAGATGATGCAGATACTGGCTGAGAAGGAGCTTAACTTCAAGCAGATAGCCGAGGAGCTAGCCGTGCAGGAGAGGACAGTAAGCAAGTACGCAGAACTCCTCTATGATCTAGGCTTTGCAGACATAGAAATACGGGGCCCCAACAAGATAGTAAAGCTTACAGAAAAAGGACGATGTATAGTAAAATGCTTAGGCTAA